In Gossypium arboreum isolate Shixiya-1 chromosome 5, ASM2569848v2, whole genome shotgun sequence, a single genomic region encodes these proteins:
- the LOC108454064 gene encoding uncharacterized protein LOC108454064: MENYLFLFSLVLLFGLLPFSSQTPNPKNPNPKPPLTQAHTELINYGFPIGLLPASVTKYTLNQTSGNFAIDLGGTCKITLPPDNYLATYSKRVTGKIENGKIAELDGIRVRALFKWWSITGIRSSGDNLVFEVGMVTAKYPAKNFDESPLCEGRHSSS, from the coding sequence ATGGAGAATTATCTCTTTCTGTTCTCGCTTGTTCTTCTCTTTGGTCTTTTACCCTTTTCCTCTCAAACCCCAAACCCTAAAAACCCCAATCCCAAACCTCCGCTCACCCAGGCACACACCGAGCTTATAAACTATGGTTTTCCGATCGGTCTTCTTCCGGCCTCGGTGACGAAGTACACTCTTAACCAAACATCCGGTAACTTCGCCATTGATCTCGGTGGCACGTGCAAGATCACGCTCCCGCCTGACAACTACCTGGCTACTTACTCGAAGCGGGTAACGGGGAAGATTGAAAACGGAAAGATAGCGGAACTCGATGGGATCAGGGTCCGGGCTTTGTTCAAATGGTGGTCCATAACCGGGATTAGATCCAGCGGGGATAATTTGGTCTTTGAAGTTGGGATGGTTACGGCTAAATATCCTGCTAAGAACTTTGATGAAAGCCCTCTCTGTGAAGGCCGTCATTCGTCTTCTTAA
- the LOC108455994 gene encoding protein SODIUM POTASSIUM ROOT DEFECTIVE 2 produces the protein MGKLSFSKMLDCLYLSSGSCSCFCMNTLDDDEFEKTPLVTSEKTQLLRLKDVVAGNQTLAFQLKPKMVVLRVSMHCHGCARKVEKHISKMDGVTSYKVDLENKRVVVIGDIIPFEVLESVSKVKNAELWTSPS, from the exons ATGGGGAAACTTAGTTTTAGCAAGATGTTGGATTGTTTATATTTGTCTTCAGGCTCTTGTTCTTGTTTCTGTATGAACACATTGGATGATGATGAGTTTGAAAAAACCCCATTGGTAACATCTGAAAAAACCCAGTTGTTGAGATTGAAAGATGTTGTGGCTGGCAATCAGACCTTGGCCTTTCAGCTTAAGCCTAAG ATGGTGGTACTAAGGGTATCCATGCATTGCCATGGCTGTGCAAGAAAAGTTGAAAAACACATTTCAAAGATGGATG GAGTGACCTCATACAAAGTAGACCTGGAAAACAAAAGGGTAGTTGTTATTGGTGATATAATCCCTTTTGAAGTGCTTGAGAGTGTCTCAAAGGTTAAAAATGCAGAGCTTTGGACATCTCCTTCTTGA